CCTTCGACCGTGGTCATCCACACCAAGGCGGCGAAGGCGGACCTCATTCCGATCCTCTCGCACCCCGGCCTGTCCGTGCTCGACAGCCGCCTCTTGATGCAGAACGGCGGCGACGCCGGACCGGACGCGAAGAACCGCGATCACGCCGAGCCGTATCTCTTTTCCCACTCGGCCGGGAGCGGCCCGTTTACGCTTCAGAGCTACAGGCCGTCGCAGGAGCTGGTGCTGGTGCGCAACCCGAGTCATTGGGGGCCGGCCGCCCGGCTCGAGCGGATCGTGATCCGCCACGTGCCGGACCCGGTGACGCAGGCGCTGCAGGTCGTGCGGGGGGATCTCGACGTGGCCTCCACGATCGGGCCGGATCAGGAAGAGCCCCTCCGGCGCGTCTCGAGCGTCGTCATCCGCGCCACGCCCGCCGCGACCACGTTCTACGTGCTGATGAACAACAACCCCGAGGTGGGCGGTCCGTTCTCGAACCCGAAGGTGCAGCAGGCCGTCCGCTATGCGCTCGATTACGACGGGATCATGAAGATCGCGGGGCCGGGCGCCGCGCGGCTCGCGGGCGTCATTCCGACGCTCATGCCGGGCTCGCTGCCCTCCAGCGAGGCGCCGAAGACCGATCTCGCGCGCGCCCGCTCGCTGCTCAAAGAGTCCGGGCTGGCCGAGGTCAAAGGCAAGTTCCAATACTCCAGCGAGGCCGTCTCGTTTGGCATCCCCGTATCGCTGATCGCGCAGAAGATCCAGGCCGATCTTGCCAAGGTGGGGATCGCGCTGGCGCTCGACGGCCTGCCCAACGTGACGGCGCTCACGCTCTACCGCGGCGGCAAGGACCAGTTCGGCGTGTGGGGGTGGGCCGCGGATTACCCAGACGCGA
This is a stretch of genomic DNA from bacterium. It encodes these proteins:
- a CDS encoding ABC transporter substrate-binding protein; its protein translation is MDHSASAGSSRARKISRRAALRAIGGGAALAGAGPLLPGLGPGSAVRPAEAASAAGDRGALVVGGIAQFRTLDPGRTIEVSGMSVEKACYDTLVTFYGEDLRTPRPLLATSWRTSADGRTFTFTLRPGVRFASGNALTSADIKWSFDRILNLKANTLFLFDGVESIDAPAPSTVVIHTKAAKADLIPILSHPGLSVLDSRLLMQNGGDAGPDAKNRDHAEPYLFSHSAGSGPFTLQSYRPSQELVLVRNPSHWGPAARLERIVIRHVPDPVTQALQVVRGDLDVASTIGPDQEEPLRRVSSVVIRATPAATTFYVLMNNNPEVGGPFSNPKVQQAVRYALDYDGIMKIAGPGAARLAGVIPTLMPGSLPSSEAPKTDLARARSLLKESGLAEVKGKFQYSSEAVSFGIPVSLIAQKIQADLAKVGIALALDGLPNVTALTLYRGGKDQFGVWGWAADYPDASDFLVYAPGRVVGKRAGWPASASPAAQQLAALADAAEAQPDTAKRLVMLRQFEHTLAQIGPYVPLFQPAIPFAFRSNVQGVVYNSVWALDLAAIRKTA